Genomic window (candidate division KSB1 bacterium):
GCGCTCCCTCGTTAGGGTGAATTACACGATTACCCGCTCCCCGGCGCGGGCCCAGGCGCATAGCGCCCGCGGCCCACTGCTCTCCTACCCCCGGCGGTCCCATCCAACTGGGGCCGATTTGAGGCTTTCATAATTCCTGTGGTTCCTCCTCCCCCTCCCCCTTCTTTGCCTGTTCGGCCTCGCGGGCAGCCTCATCGGCCAGCTCATCGATGTCTTCACCCAGGTCCTCGCCGAGGGCGCTGCCCATCTTCTTCACGAATCGCGCGACGCTGGCAGGGTCGTTTTCGTCAAGACCACTCCACGCACTGGGGTCGGCAAGTCGTTCCAGACGATCCTCTTCGCTCAAAGGCGCCGCAAAGCGGGACATAATGCGACGCAACTCGGTCCCACCACATTTTGGACATTTCTTCTCTTCGCCTCCAGAAGCAAAGACAAGCAGACTTACCTTCTTCCCACAGGACTCACAGATGTACTCGTAGATGGGCATACGCACCTCCTCACTCAAATGGCTTTTCCGACTCTACTCCCTCATGAAGGGTCGGCCAGCGAATTGAGCAAGGCAATGGCCTCCTGCTCCGTTTCCAGCGTCGTCAGAATCTCTTCCAGATGTGCGATCCGGATCAAGTCGGCGACCCGCTTCTGTGGGTTGACCACTACCATCTTTCCACCTTTGTCCCGCGCCTGCCTGACTCCCAGGAGAAGGGCACCCAAGCCCGAGCTGTCGGCATACTCCACCTCGCTCAGGTCCAGGGCGATCTTGTAAGGAGGCTGGCTAAGTAGCACAAGGAATTCTGTCTTGAGCTTCGGCGCCAAAGGGCTGTCCAGTCGTTTCTCGTGCAGGCGAACGACCTTTACCCCCTGGCGCTCTTCTACCGAATAGTCCATCTCTGGCCTCCCCTCTCGTTCCTCATGTATGCGTCGAGCGGTAGGACGGGTCGATAGACCGCCTACGCGCTACGGCTCTCCTAATGCCATTTCTTCGACCCCCTGCCCCGCACTTGCTCGGCTGCCAGCATGCCACACCTTTGCGTACTTGGTGAACGTATGCCCGGCCGAAAGAAGCGCAAGCATGAACCCTTGAATGCCGTCCAAGAAACCGGCTTTGAAAAAGTACATTCTCGCGAACGTGTGCAGTGGGCGAAGAAGCATCAGCCATAGCCCGGCCTTCTTGCCACGAGCGACAGCCAACTGGGCTGACAACGTCGTGTAGCGATTCAGCTTGTCCAAATAGTGCTCCAATGTCAGATCGGTGTAGTGCAAAAGGTGATTCTTCAACCTGCCGCGGCGCCCTTGAAGGAGGACTCCCTCATGCACTGGATCGCCCGAGAATCGACCACACCCACGCTTGAAGAGGCGGAGCACGTAGCCCGGGTACCACCCCCCGTGGCGAATCCACCGCCCCAGGAAGAAAGCAAGCCTGGGAATCTCATAGCCCTCGACCTTAGGTTCGCGCGCCAGCACCTCACGGATCTCTTCGGCCAATGCTCCAGGTACGCGTTCGTCCGCATCCAGCCACAGAACCCAGTCGCCTGTGCACTTTTCCAGGGCGAAACTCTTGGCTTCGGAATACCCGCGCCACGGCACCACGTATACCTTGTCAGTGAACTCCCGCGCAATCTCTGCGGTGCCATCATCGCTTTCAGCATCCACCACCACGAGTTCGTCGGCCCACGCCACACTCCTAAGACAGTCGGCAATGTTGTGCGCCTCATTGCGGGTAATGGTTATGACTGAGACGCGCATCTTAATCATCCAGTTCCAGCGAATTGCATGGCGCTCCCGCCCGACGGCAAGCGTCCAGGAGCTCTTGCCTGTTTTGTATCTGCCAGATCTTCATGTAGAGTGCCATCTTCTGAAATGCCGACATGGCGCACAGTACCAAGCCGTGCACTCCGTCCAAAGCCCCCTTGAGCGCCACAAACTTGCGCAGAAACTCGGAGAAGGGGTGAAGCACAAAGTGGCACCACCTCACCCTTGCGGTGTGCGTGCGATCCAGGGCCTCCAGGGTGGAATAGCGATTGAGCTTCTCCAAGTTCTGCTCGAGGTCTCGGTAGGAACGGTGCAACAAGTCACCTTTCAAGTATCCCACCTTTCCCTGGACTACGAAGCCCTCGTGTACGCGGGTCTCGGTGACCCTCGCCCGGCTCTTTCGAAAAAAGCGCAACTGGTAGCCAGGATACCAGCCACAGTGACGGATCCATTTACCCAGGTAGGCGCTCCTCCTTGGGATGAGGTACCCGTCGCACTCCGGGCCCCGCTGCATGAGGGAAACGAGCTCTTGCCGCAAAGGGTCGCTGACTCGTTCGTCGGCATCCAGGCTGAGCACCCACTCATGCCGTGCCTGCAGAAGCGCGAACGCCTTCTGCGCGGCGAAACCTGGCCAGGGCCGGACGTAGACGCGCGCCTCCAGCTTGCGGGCCAACGCGGCAGTGCGATCGCGGCTCTCCGCATCCACGACCACTATGTCCTCGGCCCACTGCACACTGCGCAGACACTCCTCGATGTTTTCCTCCTCATCCCTCGTGATCACCACTACCGAAACCGGAACAAGGCCTTTTTCGGTCGTTTTGGGCATCTATCTGTCCTTCGCCATGGCGAGCGCCTGCTCGCACGCAGCTGCCACCTTTTCCACAGAAAGCTCGCTCATGCAACGCCCGTCGCTGCAGGTGGTGCGATTGCAGCCCAGGCAGGGTAACGACTCGTTCTGCACCACCACATGCCCGGGGCCAAAGGGGCCCTGAAGGGCGGGGTTGGTTGGTCCAAACAGCGCCACCACTTTCGTGCCGACTGCTGCCGCAATGTGCATCGGCGCCGAGTCGGTGGTCACCAACAGCCGAAGCCGGCCCAGCAAGGCCCCCAGCTGCTTAAGGTCGGTCGGCGGTGCTAAGAACACCCCCGGACCGGCTTGCGCTACAACTTCTCGAGCCGCAGCCTCTTCACCTGGACCCCACAGGACCACCACGGAGACCCCCATGGTGCCCACCAGCCAACGCGCCAGTTCGGCCGCTCGTTCAGGGAGCCAACGCTTGGCCGGCCATCCACCCGAGTTGTTCAGCCCCACGAGCACGCGGTTGCCAAGTCCATTACGCTGCAGAAAGCCCGCGATGTACTCCCGAGCGCTCTCTGGCACTGGGAACTCCAACCGTGGCCTTTCCGGATACACCCCAAGGGCCCGCAGTGCGTCGAGGTTGAACTCCACCTCATGCACAAGGTGCCCGCGTGGAGGCACGCGCACAGTGTAAGCGGCCCTCCTCCCTCGAAAATCGAACCCGACCCTGACCGGCGATCGCGAAAGAAACGTGATCAATGCGCTCCGCGGGTTGCCAAAAAGATCGACCACCAGGTCATAGTGATGCCGTCTGATGTGCGCCAGCAGCCGCACGCGCTCCAGAAAAGGGGCCCGGCGGTCGTGCAGCAGCACGTGGTCCAGATGCGGATTGCCTTCCAGCACCTGCCGCGAGGGTGGCTCAGTCAAAAAGTCGATCTGAGCCGTAGGAAAGGCCTTGCGGGCCTCCGCCAGCGCTGGCGTAGCTAACACCACATCGCCTATGGCGCGCAGTTTTATGAGCAGGACGCGCCGCGGCAAGCCAATTGCACTCCTCGATGTGAAAACCTGCCCCCCAGCGCTGGAGGTGTCCTCGGTCCAGGTCACTGCAGGGCCTGGAGCTCCTCGCGGACACACTCGTTGCGCACCTCCTCTGCCACGAGGCGGACGTGTGGGCAAAGAGCGGCCAGGGTGGTTAAGATCTGGCTCCGCCACGTATACTGCCGCAGAATCCGCTCAAAGCCCGCCTTGCGAATCTTTTCCTTTTCGCCGACTGACATGCCCATGATTGTGCGGACTGTGTCAGCGACGTGTGCTGCGTCATCCTGCCGAGTGATAAACCCATCAACACCATGCGCAATCTGCTCCGGCAGTCCGCCGGTATCCGACGTGATGACCAGGGGCCCTTGTCTTCTTGCCTGCATTCGGGCCTCCATCGGTGTCAGACCACAGGGCTCCAGGTAAGCCAGAATAGGTACCGCCACTGTGTTTTTCCACTGCAGCAAGCATGCCACAAGCTCGGCATCGAAAGCAAAGATGAGCGACATGTCCAGGCCAAGTTGGTCTTTCAGTTGCAAGAGTTCTTCCGACCGGGGCGAAACGATCACTACCGCGTGCACCGCCCCTTGCAATTGTGCTGCGGCCTTCATCACTACGTCAAAGCGCTTATAGGCCACTGCTCGCCCCCAGGCTACCATCAGGGGCTTGTCCAGGGGTATCCCGTAGTTGCGGAGTTTGGCGACGATCTCCTCTTCGCTGCGCAGGCGAAAGTGGGGGTCATCGGGATTCAGCCCATTGCCGGTGGGCACCGTGTGCTCGAGGCGCACCCCATAGTCCGCAACCAGATGGCCGCGGATGAACTCGCTGATGTAGCCGATACGCACACGGGGCGACACCTTCGGCCAGTGCATAGCCACCGATTCGGCCATCAGCCTATCCGGATTGGGAAGCGGCAATTCGTGGGTCAAGGCCGTGGAGTGCACTACGTAGATAGCGCGAATATCGGCCCCATAGGCATCGGCTTCTAGGGCTGCGTAGAGTGCAGCCAAAGCATAGACGCAATCGTGGCAATAGATCACAGCTGCCTGGTGACGGCGCGCATAGTTCAAGGCAAGGGCCGCGCCTGAGGCGCAGGCGTGTTTCCAGTTCTCCACCGGACCAAGATCCTTCACCCCCCACTTTGTGAAAGGCTCGTCGCCCACGCTGTAGTTGGTGAGATAGGCAATCTCGCCCCCCATGTCCGCCACCTTGCGGCGCGCGTATTCTTCATACCGAGGGTCCCGGCGGGGATGGTCCGGGGCATAGGCAATTTCCAAGAAATAGGGTGTGAGGAATACGCCCCGGGGACGGAGCTTGTCGCGCAAGTTCCCCAGCGCCTCCAGATGGCCCCTCGTGACCGTGCACACGCCCCCGCCAAAAATTTGGATCCCCTCGAAGGTCAGGTGCACAACCGCAAGATCAAGACTCCGCCTGTCCGCATCCAGCTTGCTCAGCTCCTGCTCTGAAATCGCGAATACGCTCTTTCCTTTTGACTCCATTCCGGTGTCCTGTCCCATACCGACTCCTACCTCGCTCGCAACTCCACTTCGTACTTGCAAAAGTTTTCTAGCTCGAAAGTTACTTCGCATCCTTCTTTCGATTTATGAACCGTGAACTGCACCTCAGTGCCGTCAGCTGCACGAACCGCTCGCACTGGCGATCTGGACGCAGCGAAGACCAGCGTTGCACCAAGGCGGCCGTCTGCCCGGCTCTCATACACAAGGCTGAAGCGGTGGCGGCGAAACCCCATCTTGGACACACCCACGCGCACTCCGGCCGCTCCCACCAGTACCTCTGGCAACGCTGGGCTTAAGACAAGAGTCTGCTGTTGACCGAGGAGCTCCCTACACCCAAGCATCCCACGGATGATGTGCAGCGGCAATGTGGCGCCCCAGCCGTATCCCTCTGTCCCTTTTGGCCCCTCCAGTCCCCAGCATTCCGCTGCCACCCCCGGAATTGGGCTTTGGCCATCCCAGGAACGACTGTCGCTGTGCGAGTAGATGCGCTCGGCGGTGTCCCAGATCAAGCCACTCAAAGCGCGCAATTGATCAATTTGCCACAGGATTTCGGCGAACATGAAAAAGAACGAGGGCCATTCCAGCCAGTAACGAGGGTTTTCCAGGAACCAATGAATTTTGGGCAAAAGTGCATTGACCTGTTCCTGGGTAGCCAGGCCGCACAAAAGCGGAGCAAGGTTGGTTATGTCCCAGTAGCCGTCCGGCCGAACCCAGCTCTCGAAACGGCGATCGAAATCGCAGAACCAGTCATGGTGCCACATCTGTTGAATGCGTTCGGCAAAGCCCTTTTGCTGCGCCTGCCAGCGGCCCCCGGTTAGTCCCAAGGCTCTTCGCAGTCGCCCCACGGTGCTCAGTGCGCTGTAAAGGCCCACCTGCAAGTCCACCGGGCGGAGGTGTTCTACTATTTCTCCTCCAGTGGGTTGGGCGATACCGAACTTTTCCGAGCAGTCCTGCCCGCTCTCCCAACTGCATTTGTAGAAGGCCCACCCTTGCTCGTCGCACCTGTGTCTGAGCCACCAGCGCAGGTACCGCTCCATGTGGGGCAAGAGTTTTCGCATCCACGAGCGGTCGCCGCTGCGCCAGAACATGACTTCGAGGCAATAGAACGGGAAACACCAGGCTGGCGAGGTGCCGCATTCGCTCCCATCGGCGGCCACCATGTTCGTCGAACCGTCCTCCCGTGCGCACGGGACGTTATCAGCAAGGGCATCGACAAAGGTACCGTGCACCACCTCTGCGGCACGTTCTGGCTCAGCGTAGCTCAGCAGCAGGCTATCCAGCGCGGCCTCTGCGAGCACCACGCGCGGCTTCTGCACCTGCATGCCGTCCCACTCGGTGCGGAAAACGCCCACAGGCCTGCGCACGCACATGCGCAACGTCTCCCAGTCGTACACCCACCCATGCCGCCAATGACCGGGCCAGTCGCCGAGCAACTCCGGGCAGCCCTGCCAGAAGGCCGCATCCTCATCTCTTCTTTTGGCAAGAACATACCGCATGGACCTGGCGGCTTGCTTCAGGGTCCCGGTCAGTTGACCTTCGCTCCAGCCTCGCGCCACCCTGATTTCCACCGCTTTCTGCGCCCCAGCCGGAACCAGCACAGGCACGTGCATTACTGCGGCACGAACCACAGTGTCTATGTCTTTCGCGCTTGGAAAGAGATGGCGCCACATGACCAGCGTCTCTTCCGTCCGCCGATCCTCAGGGCAAAGATACTCCACAGCCGAACTCTTTGGAACGAGCTGCACCGCGAACGCAGGTCCTTCAGCAAAGCTCCGCACGACTAACGCCCCCTCGGGGCCAATGAGGGGTTCTGCCGTGCCAAACTGCCATAGGCCACCTGCATCTGGCAGCGACACCCCGCTTGCCAAAACCAACACCGTCGCCGGAAGCGGGCCCTCCGCCCTGTTTCGCACTCGGCATAGACAAGTAAGGACATCGGCGCTCACAACGGCAAATTCCACGGTGAACTCAATCTCGTTGAGCACCAGACGATGCAACACAAGATTCTTGCTGTGGTACGGACAGGCCACTTTTCCCGGCAGAGCATCGGGGGCCACGCCGCCAATCGCAGTCGTTTGTCCCACCTGCACACCGAGCTGAAGCAAGAGCGCCGCACTACAATTAGGCACGTTCGGGAAGTGCCACGCGACACTTAGCGGACCGGGGAGGCGGATCAGACCGGCACGGCTAAGCTTCCACGTGTGACCGGGATTGTCCAAATAGCCAAAGGGCGTGTAGTCGTCTATCGGGAAACCGGCTCTCATGTCCATTCAACGTCCATGCCAACGCACAACGGTCACTGGCGCGCGTAATATAGCACAACTCCGCAATGTTTGCAAGAAATTTGTCAGCTTCCACGGCAAGCTGGGAGCGTGAGCCTCACCCCCAGGAAAAAGCTCCGCGCCCATCAACTCCCCCCTCCTGAACTGTTGTGGTAGGTAACCTACTCCGCGAGGCAGGCTCTCGACATGTTTTCTTGCAAGCGAAGCCCCTGATCACCAGTAGATGAAACGCATGAGCTTGTTCCGATCGGAGGGTGGCAACTCTTGCACGGAAGGAATCACGTAGCGGTTGTTGAAAGTGTCGAGCAGCACTTTGCCGTGTTGCCCATACTCCAAAGCTTTTTCATGTTGCCAGCGCATGCTAAACTGCGCCCGCCCCTGGTCGGTCTCTACATCAAAAAAGAGGAGCCCGTATTCCCAGCGCACGTCGTAGATGCGACGGATGCGGTGCTCGTAATACTGCCGCCCGAGGCTCTCGCGAATGAGCCGCTGTACTTCTTCTGGAAAATCTTCCAGACGCTCGATGACCCCGATCTCATGCTCCCTGCCCTGTTCGTCCGTGTACCAGACCGAAATGTAGCTCTGAGGGAAGCTAATCGGGAAAGCGAGCAAGCAGTGCACGTTGGCGTAAGCCTCCTGGTCCTCCACAATACAGTGCAAGGAGCCAAGCGTGCCAACGAAAAAGTGCGCGTTCTGTGGTGTGAGGTACCGAACCCCTACATCACGCAGGCTGGCCCGTTGGTTTTCCGTTTCCGATCCCATCATCTATCTTCGCGTACTTTCCTGGAGTGGCAAAGCCGGCTCAAGCCTCCAACTTAGTCAGTCTTGTCTGGATCATCACCAGCCGATAGTACAGCCCTTCCTGGCGCATCAATTCCTCATGGGAGCCTTGTTCCACGATGCGGCCGTCCTCCAGGACGTAGATAACGTCGGCCCCGCGGAGTGTGGAGAGTCGATGGGCAATGGCGATTGTGGTTCTGCCCCGGCACAGCACCGCAAGCGCCTCTTGAATCGCCAGCTCTGACTCGGTGTCCACATTGGAAGTTGCCTCATCGAGAATGAGGATGCTCGGGTCGCAGAGCAGCGCACGGGCAATGCTGATGCGCTGCTTCTCCCCTCCAGATAGCCCGGCCCCGCGCTCGCCGAGGCGAGTGTCGTAGCCGCTAGGCTGGCGCATGATGAACTTGTGCGCGTTGGCAGCCTTGGCAGCGTCGATGATCTGGGCTGGCGTGGCGTCAGGCTGCCCGTAGGCGATGTTCTCGGCAATGGTGGCGCGAAACAGAAATGGTTCCTGGAGCACAAGGCCCACATGCCGCCGAAGGTCCTCGTTGGACATCTCCCGCACGTCGACCCCGTCGATGAGAATCTGACCCTGTTGTGGGTCGTAGAAACGACAGATTAGGTTTACCAAGGTGGTCTTTCCCGACCCGCTCTTGCCCACGATGCCCACCAGCTGTCCGGGCTCGATGGTCAGGGAGATGTTCTCCAGGACCGGATCATAAGGATCGTAACCAAAGGTCACATTGCGAAACTCGATTCTGCCGCGAATGGCTCGCACGCGCCTCGGGTGCGCGGGCGGCCGCAGGGTCACATCCGCGTCCAGCACCTCAAAAATGCGCTGTCCGGCAGTCAAAAAGCCCGTGAGCCAGTTTGAAAACATGGTGAGCGCCGAAATGGGGCCATAGAACATCCCCAGGTACCCGAAAAAGGCCATCAGCGTGCCCAGCGTGATCTGCCCCCCGATGACGCTCCTGCCACCGGCCAGCCATACAATCAATCCCCCAAGGCTAAAGGCGTAACCGAAAACGGGGAAGAAGGTTGCCGAGCCTCTGTCCACCGCCCGCCGCGAGTCGCGCAGGTAGGCCGCAACACCGTCGAAGCGCTTTTGCTCCCGTCGCTCCTGGGCAAATGCCTTAACGGTGCGGATGCCAGAGAGCATGCCGTTGAGCAGCGCGGCCAACTTGGACTGGCTGTCCCAAAAACGATAATAGCGAGGATAAATGGTGTGCCAGAAAAACCACGTCCCCAGAACCACAAACGGCACAGGGATGAGCACAAAAAGGGCCAATCTGGCATTCAAGCTGAAGAGCATGAAGCCGATGCCCGCCACCAAGAAGATGTTCACCATGAAACCAGAAGCCACCTGTTGCACAAAGCCGTGAAAATAGTCCACGTCGTGCAACAGCCGCGTCATCAGCGTCCCCACTGAAGTGCGATCGTAAAAGTCCACAGACAGCTCGGAGAGCTTTCGCTGCAACTGGCGGCGGAGCTCGTAGGTGATGCGTGTGCCGATTTGTGTGCTCGTGCGGCCGATGGCGATGTTCAGCCCTGCGCGCACCAGGGTGGTCGCAGCCAAACCCAGCACCAACCAGGGAAGCCATGAGATGCGCACCTTGGTGGTAAGCACGTCGTCAACCAGGATGCGGGTCAAATAGGGAGGCACCAGATCGAGTGCCACCCCTGCGAGCATCATCAGCAAAAGCAGCAGGACAAAAAGTCGGTAGGGTGACATCATGCGCAATGTACGGCGGAGCAGGCCGCCCTGGCGAGCGCAGCGCGGACAAACCGCATACTGCGAGGGGAGGGCGAGCCCGCAGACCTCGCAGAACCAGGGATGCTTCTTGCGGAAAATTTCTACTGCCGCTGGCTGCTGCTCAACAAGCCTCTCCAAAAAGATCAGCGCCCTGTTGAACTCCTCCCGGCGCGCATTGCTGAAGCGGATGAGGTCAACGAAGAAGCTCTGAATGTAGGCCTGGAGAAAACTGCTTCCCACGCCTGTGAAGACGCGCACTGTCCTGATGTCGCGCAACGGGAATGGCCCCACGAGCCGCTCCCCAAGCGGCGCCGAGGGCGTGACGGTCACGACCGATTCGCTCGTGATGACCAACCAACTTGCGACAGACTGCCCTCTCAGGTCCAGATCGCTGCGAACAGCAACCCGCACCTCGCCCGGTCGAACTCCGCACCGCTCGAGGTCTTCAATGACCTCATGCGGTACCTCCCCGATTAGAATCCCCGTGTCCCGCTGTGCTGCCTGCCGAATCTTGCCCATGTTCCCCGTCTCATCCACAACTATGTGGGATCACGCGGAAGAGATGCTGAATTATTTTCGCGGCTTGGTGTTTGTCGCCTGGCTGCCGTATCACCGGCCATCCATGGCGCCGCGCAAGGAGTGCCAACCGCGGGCCAGGCGCTACCACGACGGCCTGAGCCACAAAGCTCAGCAGAAAGCGGTCGTCCCAGTGGTCACCCACCGCACAAGCTTGGGCGGGGGAAAGACCGTGGCTAACCAGCCAGCGCACAGCTGTCTCCACCTTCCTTCGCCCGCGCGGGTGAGGCCGCACAAGGCCGCCTGTGAGCACGCCATCGACAACCGCCGGTTCGGCGCACAGGCACTCTTCGATGCCAAAATGAGTGGCCAGGGGCTGCGCCAGAAAGGATGGAGCCCCACTCAGTAGGACAAGATGCACTCCTCCCTCCTGCAAACCCGCCGCAAGGTAGCGCATCCCCGAAAAAACCCGTCTCTCGACGGCCGTCTCCCAGCACTCCGACGCCCAGTCCTGCACGGTGGCCAAGGGAACCCCGGCCAAGTAGCGGAGCTTAAGGTCAAACCATGTGCGCGCCTGCCCCTTCCACATAGCCCGGCAGTACCCAGCCGCGGTGCGGGCCGGCCTCATCAGCCCTCGGTGCACGAGGAAAGCGACAAACCACTGCTCCAAGCTTCGCGGTACAAGCGTGCCGTCGATGTCAAGAAATGCTACTTCCAGC
Coding sequences:
- a CDS encoding glycosyltransferase family 2 protein, with translation MPKTTEKGLVPVSVVVITRDEEENIEECLRSVQWAEDIVVVDAESRDRTAALARKLEARVYVRPWPGFAAQKAFALLQARHEWVLSLDADERVSDPLRQELVSLMQRGPECDGYLIPRRSAYLGKWIRHCGWYPGYQLRFFRKSRARVTETRVHEGFVVQGKVGYLKGDLLHRSYRDLEQNLEKLNRYSTLEALDRTHTARVRWCHFVLHPFSEFLRKFVALKGALDGVHGLVLCAMSAFQKMALYMKIWQIQNRQELLDACRRAGAPCNSLELDD
- a CDS encoding HAD-IB family phosphatase, giving the protein MEQWFVAFLVHRGLMRPARTAAGYCRAMWKGQARTWFDLKLRYLAGVPLATVQDWASECWETAVERRVFSGMRYLAAGLQEGGVHLVLLSGAPSFLAQPLATHFGIEECLCAEPAVVDGVLTGGLVRPHPRGRRKVETAVRWLVSHGLSPAQACAVGDHWDDRFLLSFVAQAVVVAPGPRLALLARRHGWPVIRQPGDKHQAAKIIQHLFRVIPHSCG
- a CDS encoding zinc ribbon domain-containing protein, which codes for MPIYEYICESCGKKVSLLVFASGGEEKKCPKCGGTELRRIMSRFAAPLSEEDRLERLADPSAWSGLDENDPASVARFVKKMGSALGEDLGEDIDELADEAAREAEQAKKGEGEEEPQEL
- a CDS encoding glycosyltransferase family 4 protein produces the protein MGQDTGMESKGKSVFAISEQELSKLDADRRSLDLAVVHLTFEGIQIFGGGVCTVTRGHLEALGNLRDKLRPRGVFLTPYFLEIAYAPDHPRRDPRYEEYARRKVADMGGEIAYLTNYSVGDEPFTKWGVKDLGPVENWKHACASGAALALNYARRHQAAVIYCHDCVYALAALYAALEADAYGADIRAIYVVHSTALTHELPLPNPDRLMAESVAMHWPKVSPRVRIGYISEFIRGHLVADYGVRLEHTVPTGNGLNPDDPHFRLRSEEEIVAKLRNYGIPLDKPLMVAWGRAVAYKRFDVVMKAAAQLQGAVHAVVIVSPRSEELLQLKDQLGLDMSLIFAFDAELVACLLQWKNTVAVPILAYLEPCGLTPMEARMQARRQGPLVITSDTGGLPEQIAHGVDGFITRQDDAAHVADTVRTIMGMSVGEKEKIRKAGFERILRQYTWRSQILTTLAALCPHVRLVAEEVRNECVREELQALQ
- a CDS encoding DUF1854 domain-containing protein, with product MMGSETENQRASLRDVGVRYLTPQNAHFFVGTLGSLHCIVEDQEAYANVHCLLAFPISFPQSYISVWYTDEQGREHEIGVIERLEDFPEEVQRLIRESLGRQYYEHRIRRIYDVRWEYGLLFFDVETDQGRAQFSMRWQHEKALEYGQHGKVLLDTFNNRYVIPSVQELPPSDRNKLMRFIYW
- a CDS encoding glycosyltransferase family 2 protein, which translates into the protein MRVSVITITRNEAHNIADCLRSVAWADELVVVDAESDDGTAEIAREFTDKVYVVPWRGYSEAKSFALEKCTGDWVLWLDADERVPGALAEEIREVLAREPKVEGYEIPRLAFFLGRWIRHGGWYPGYVLRLFKRGCGRFSGDPVHEGVLLQGRRGRLKNHLLHYTDLTLEHYLDKLNRYTTLSAQLAVARGKKAGLWLMLLRPLHTFARMYFFKAGFLDGIQGFMLALLSAGHTFTKYAKVWHAGSRASAGQGVEEMALGEP
- a CDS encoding glycosyltransferase family 9 protein; protein product: MPRRVLLIKLRAIGDVVLATPALAEARKAFPTAQIDFLTEPPSRQVLEGNPHLDHVLLHDRRAPFLERVRLLAHIRRHHYDLVVDLFGNPRSALITFLSRSPVRVGFDFRGRRAAYTVRVPPRGHLVHEVEFNLDALRALGVYPERPRLEFPVPESAREYIAGFLQRNGLGNRVLVGLNNSGGWPAKRWLPERAAELARWLVGTMGVSVVVLWGPGEEAAAREVVAQAGPGVFLAPPTDLKQLGALLGRLRLLVTTDSAPMHIAAAVGTKVVALFGPTNPALQGPFGPGHVVVQNESLPCLGCNRTTCSDGRCMSELSVEKVAAACEQALAMAKDR
- a CDS encoding STAS domain-containing protein, with the protein product MDYSVEERQGVKVVRLHEKRLDSPLAPKLKTEFLVLLSQPPYKIALDLSEVEYADSSGLGALLLGVRQARDKGGKMVVVNPQKRVADLIRIAHLEEILTTLETEQEAIALLNSLADPS
- a CDS encoding ABC transporter ATP-binding protein/permease codes for the protein MGKIRQAAQRDTGILIGEVPHEVIEDLERCGVRPGEVRVAVRSDLDLRGQSVASWLVITSESVVTVTPSAPLGERLVGPFPLRDIRTVRVFTGVGSSFLQAYIQSFFVDLIRFSNARREEFNRALIFLERLVEQQPAAVEIFRKKHPWFCEVCGLALPSQYAVCPRCARQGGLLRRTLRMMSPYRLFVLLLLLMMLAGVALDLVPPYLTRILVDDVLTTKVRISWLPWLVLGLAATTLVRAGLNIAIGRTSTQIGTRITYELRRQLQRKLSELSVDFYDRTSVGTLMTRLLHDVDYFHGFVQQVASGFMVNIFLVAGIGFMLFSLNARLALFVLIPVPFVVLGTWFFWHTIYPRYYRFWDSQSKLAALLNGMLSGIRTVKAFAQERREQKRFDGVAAYLRDSRRAVDRGSATFFPVFGYAFSLGGLIVWLAGGRSVIGGQITLGTLMAFFGYLGMFYGPISALTMFSNWLTGFLTAGQRIFEVLDADVTLRPPAHPRRVRAIRGRIEFRNVTFGYDPYDPVLENISLTIEPGQLVGIVGKSGSGKTTLVNLICRFYDPQQGQILIDGVDVREMSNEDLRRHVGLVLQEPFLFRATIAENIAYGQPDATPAQIIDAAKAANAHKFIMRQPSGYDTRLGERGAGLSGGEKQRISIARALLCDPSILILDEATSNVDTESELAIQEALAVLCRGRTTIAIAHRLSTLRGADVIYVLEDGRIVEQGSHEELMRQEGLYYRLVMIQTRLTKLEA